One segment of Capnocytophaga sp. oral taxon 878 DNA contains the following:
- a CDS encoding Gfo/Idh/MocA family protein: MKKLKAGVLGAGHLGKIHLRLLNQSNKYELVGFYDPDNTNAQKVADEFGYKRFDSIESLIDACDMIDVVTPTLNHFACAEKIIKAGKHIFVEKPIAATVQEAEAMIALTQQYGVKGQVGHVERFNPAFTAVRDMIHNPMFIEAHRLAEFNPRGTDVPVVLDLMIHDIDVILSVVKSKVKHVSASSAMVISHSPDITNARLEFENGCVANITASRISMKNMRKSRFFQKDAYISVDFLEKKVEVVKMKEAPQQPGDFDMILQNAEGERRQIYFEYPEIHNNNAILDELESFADAIAHNTTPMVTLEQGTEALRIAKQILSL; the protein is encoded by the coding sequence ATGAAAAAACTTAAAGCAGGTGTCCTAGGTGCCGGTCACTTAGGCAAAATACACCTCCGATTGCTAAACCAATCCAACAAATACGAACTCGTAGGATTCTATGACCCCGATAACACCAACGCACAAAAAGTAGCCGATGAGTTCGGATACAAACGCTTTGATAGCATCGAATCCCTTATCGATGCCTGCGATATGATCGATGTCGTAACACCTACACTTAACCACTTCGCTTGCGCCGAAAAAATAATAAAAGCAGGCAAACACATCTTTGTCGAAAAACCAATAGCAGCTACCGTTCAAGAAGCCGAAGCTATGATAGCCCTAACCCAACAATACGGAGTAAAAGGACAAGTAGGCCATGTCGAACGATTCAACCCTGCATTTACCGCCGTACGCGATATGATACATAACCCTATGTTCATCGAAGCACATAGGCTAGCCGAGTTCAACCCACGCGGTACCGATGTACCCGTAGTACTCGATTTGATGATTCACGACATCGATGTAATCCTCAGCGTAGTAAAATCAAAAGTAAAACACGTATCAGCAAGCAGCGCTATGGTAATAAGCCACTCACCCGATATTACCAACGCACGCTTAGAGTTCGAAAACGGTTGCGTAGCCAATATCACCGCAAGCCGTATCTCAATGAAGAATATGCGCAAAAGCCGTTTCTTCCAAAAAGACGCTTATATCTCAGTCGATTTCTTAGAAAAGAAGGTAGAAGTAGTAAAAATGAAAGAAGCCCCACAACAGCCCGGCGACTTTGATATGATACTACAAAATGCAGAAGGAGAACGCCGACAAATATATTTCGAATATCCCGAAATCCATAATAACAACGCTATCCTTGATGAGCTTGAAAGTTTTGCCGATGCTATCGCGCATAACACCACCCCTATGGTAACCCTAGAACAAGGCACCGAAGCCCTTAGGATAGCCAAACAAATCTTGAGCTTATGA
- the trpS gene encoding tryptophan--tRNA ligase encodes MARILTGIQSTGTPHLGNILGAIRPAVQMAAQPENDSFLFIADMHSLTQIKNGTELRQNTYSVAATWLAFGLDTNKVTFYRQSDVPQTAELAWYLACFFPYQRLTLAHSFKDKMDYLQDVNAGLFTYPMLMAADILLYDAEIVPVGKDQLQHLEITRDVASRFNHQMGETFVLPQAKIEENVMIIPGTDGEKMSKSRNNFINIFLPEKQLRKQIMSIPTDSTPLEEPKNPDTCNVARLYRLLASQEQIQAMNKAYRAGGYGFGQAKQALYELILEQFATPRERYTYYMEHLNELDTILKEGAAKAHKVANETLQRVRTKLGY; translated from the coding sequence ATGGCTCGAATACTTACAGGTATCCAAAGTACAGGTACCCCACACTTAGGCAATATCCTCGGCGCAATACGCCCCGCTGTACAAATGGCAGCACAACCAGAAAACGACTCTTTTCTGTTCATTGCCGATATGCACTCCCTCACTCAAATAAAAAACGGAACCGAACTCCGCCAAAATACATATAGCGTAGCCGCCACTTGGCTCGCCTTCGGATTAGATACCAACAAAGTAACCTTTTACCGCCAAAGCGACGTACCTCAAACCGCCGAACTAGCTTGGTACCTCGCCTGCTTCTTCCCCTACCAACGCCTCACTCTAGCCCATTCATTCAAAGACAAAATGGACTACCTACAAGACGTCAATGCAGGACTCTTTACCTACCCTATGCTTATGGCTGCCGATATACTTCTGTACGATGCCGAAATAGTCCCCGTAGGAAAAGACCAACTACAACACCTCGAAATCACCCGCGATGTAGCCTCACGCTTTAACCACCAAATGGGCGAAACATTCGTACTACCACAAGCCAAAATCGAGGAAAACGTAATGATCATACCCGGTACCGATGGCGAAAAAATGAGCAAATCACGCAATAACTTCATCAATATCTTCTTGCCCGAAAAACAACTCCGCAAGCAGATAATGAGCATCCCTACCGATAGCACCCCGCTGGAAGAGCCCAAAAACCCCGATACCTGTAACGTAGCCCGCCTGTATCGCCTCTTGGCTTCTCAAGAGCAAATACAAGCTATGAACAAGGCCTACCGCGCCGGCGGATACGGTTTCGGGCAAGCAAAACAAGCACTCTACGAACTTATATTAGAACAATTCGCAACCCCACGCGAGCGATACACCTACTATATGGAACACTTAAACGAACTCGACACCATCCTCAAAGAAGGCGCCGCCAAAGCCCATAAAGTAGCCAACGAAACCTTACAACGCGTGCGCACTAAATTAGGATATTAA
- a CDS encoding Txe/YoeB family addiction module toxin yields the protein MNKTEQNFTYTTSYSDEFLKDIKKFTKSGNKQILAKIAELLQELRTLPKVGTGKPEALKGYGKREIWSRRINNQHRLVYEIFEPEKKVKILTAFGHYNDK from the coding sequence ATGAATAAAACCGAACAAAATTTTACCTATACCACTTCCTATTCCGATGAATTTTTAAAAGACATTAAAAAGTTTACCAAAAGCGGCAACAAACAAATCCTTGCAAAAATAGCAGAACTTTTACAAGAATTAAGAACCTTACCCAAAGTAGGAACAGGAAAACCAGAAGCCCTAAAAGGGTATGGCAAAAGAGAAATATGGTCAAGACGCATTAATAACCAACACCGCTTGGTATATGAAATTTTTGAACCAGAGAAAAAAGTCAAAATCCTCACTGCTTTTGGTCATTATAACGATAAATAA